From Taeniopygia guttata chromosome 3, bTaeGut7.mat, whole genome shotgun sequence:
ActtcagcagtgctgcctgtgAACTGCAGTTCAGCCACCCAACACCTGCATTGCACCAGTGGTCAAACCAGCACAATGCTACTGCTCACTCCTCCTTCAGTGTTCAAGGAAGTGGACTATGATCATATCTTACAGCAGCATCTTCCTAATTCTATTTGTAGATCAGAGCTATTTTAAGCTAGGAATGATGTTATAAAATAAGTTATGCAAACATTCATTTCTCTATAGGATGGCATAGTTTTCACTACCTAGCTGATGCTTTTCATGCCTGTCAGGTAGAAAGGTACTCTTTTCCCAAAGTTATTAAAGTCACAGATCTCTTGATTGCCTACCATGAGTGGTATTCCAACTTCAGCTCCACAACACAGGAACAGCCTTTTATACCTTTACGTGTTCTTTAACACTTGCAGAGTGAGTGACAGCTTCTAAGGGTATTTTGTGCTGGCTGTTAGTGATACACAACTACATTGTGGAAGAACATCACAGTGAGGCTGTAACACCAGTTCACTTAGCATAGTCAAGCCCCTCCTCCTGAGAAAGCATGAGACACTCCACACTCAAGGTCAAGAGTGACAAAACATTTGAAGTgcattttcacttttatttcaaaactttAGACAAGTTACTTTAATAtataaattcaatttttcctCTTACAGAATATAAAGATAATTCCCTCATTACTTCAGTATAAAGTGTTTTACAAGCTTGAAGACAATTGCATAAGTGTTTCTCATACAGGATATCAGAAATAAAGCAGTCTTTCTACAGACATTCAGACAGGTGACTACCTCAGAAACAGCATAGCAGTTTAGTCAAATACAAGTGAACACGTGACACTACAGTTGTGAAAGTTCAAGTAAGGCCAAGTCAGTAAACATTGTTAATTCATTGCAAATAATAGTGGAAAGGTTTGTGAGACATTGCAAGGGATGGATGGTTCCATAGTATAATACTCTTAAATCAAGGATTCAGAGGGATTTAGCTAGAAGACTAGTGAGTTCTTAAATGCTATAAAGCATATGCAAAGACCAAGCAGTGTACTGGTGTTAGTGGAGACTTCGTGCCTGTTCATCCTCAGCATGCTAAGACAAACTACAACCTCTTAAAAACAAGCATAAGAACCACTAATATTTGAggagatgtttttaaaattcaagtaTGTCTTATTTTGGATGGTGTGTAGTTTTTATCTATTACTTCATCTTGTAAGAACATGTGAAGACAACGCTCGTTCTGTGCCAATGGGTGGCCTGCAAccctggagagaaaaaaaccaagcatTAGTATGAACCAAATGAGCCTACTTGCAGCTATCCTGCAGATCAAGGTTTTGTACCAATAACCTGTTGCTCTGCACTTGGACACAGATCCCACTTTTACTTCACTGTTGGCAATTAGAATGCTGTCTAGTAGCAAGACTTATCAGGCTTCCCCAGATGAAGTTAGTCCATAGGAACCCTGAGCTACCTCTGATCCCTTGGAAGCATGCTACATCATCTGTCACCTGCAATTGATGAGACTATCAAAGTAAGTGCTCATTCTAGCATCAGGAAATACAGAGGTAAGAAAGgcaagaggatttttttttaaaaaggtctTATCACCTTTGCCATGGGCCACCCTTCTAAAGGCCACTTATCCCCTCTGTTTTCAGTGTCACTGAGCAGCAGCTCGTTGTGGCAGAACAGAAACCCGGCTCCAGCAGGGGGTGCGAAGGCTTTCCGAAGGCTCAGACACTGCTCCAGACAGCGcactgctccagagagagactGGACCCTAACCAATGTCCTGGCCTGTATGGACAGCACTGCACACAGCCAGGGACTACTGGCCCTTCTGCTCATTGCACATGTGGTAGCTTGCAAACACAGGAAACAGAGCTTGCCTTTTCTAGGAGACAGCAGCATCTCTACTGTAGATTTAATTTAAGCTGAAAAAACATCCTTGTAACAGTAAAGGAGCTGAAATTGAATTAAGAGACACTCACTTGGAAGAAAATCAAAAGTACTGCCCTTGAACTCTTAAAATGCCATGTAGACTCCTGTGTAGGTAAAAATCCAAAAGAATCAGATAGCTGAAAGTTCATCGTTTACGGACACAAATACCTAATACAGTTGGGTTTGAAAAAAACTATATCCAGTTGGTCAATCAAGACAGACTTCTTCCTTTAGGAGAGAAAATCCCTCAGGGCAGCTTGTGTAAACCTTGTGGCCTCCATATCTGTCAGAACAATTCTACCCATAATGGAAGGCATCTGGTTGAACACACGCAATACATATTCAGCTCCAATGGCTCAGTACGACTTCCAAGCACTTCTGTGCACCTTCTTAAAATTTATCTATTAGTGCTTATTTCACCACAGAACACGCTCACTTGTCACTACTCACTTGTCATTGAGGGTGACCTATAATGAGGAAGCTGAGCTCTCCTATTCTGGATTGATGGATTATTTCAAGAGCAGTTATAAAAATATATCCATCTTGCCAGATTCTAGAAAAAGGCCAGCAGTCTCAAGCACTAGTTCACAAGGATGACAATCTAGAGCAAATAGTTGGGAAATTCTTAACCCATCAGAATGAAGTTACTGATGCTAAACTTCAAGGAAAAGATATATAGGAGAGGATGAGGCAACAGCAAATCCCTTCTTCTTTTCAGGAAGGCTTGAAAATTGATGGCTGAATTGCAGAACTAGATCTGATCTCTGATTCAGCTCTTGGTTTCATAGGAATACCTCACTCTGCATTGGCTTTCCCTCAATAGTTTTCACCAAGATGACCTTTACATATAGCGGTTGCTACTTCATGAATTTTCATGTATCTCAGAGGCAGGTCAAGGCAGACAAGAGCGTTGAGACATAACCACCCTtgtgaatgtcactgcatgTAGTATTGATGGTGGTGCCAGCAAAGTGACCCAAGAGAGCTGACTCAAGCTGCACTGTTGTGATTCAGATTTTACATCTAGAGGGACAAAGCTTCTCAATAAAACCCATCTCACACTCTTGAATATTAAGAACCAGCATCAGTGTaccaagctttttttttttgttccagtgGTATCAGTTATCTGAGGGACTCTAATTCTAGAAGCAACGATTAGCTTTGATTATGCAATGACATGAATGTACTATGCAAAGACCTTCAGGTATGAGTTCACTAGTACCCACAGTACTTGGTAGAAGCCTTACAGCTTCACCATGGTTCAAAACTTTAGTAATATTTACCTAATGAGTTGGTCATGCCATTAGAATTGATGAGTTAAACTGCTATGATTTGTGCCTGGAAAGCTTTATTCCAGATGTACTCAACTCTACCCCTACGTTAATATCTACATTAATCTCTGTTTAtgttttaaaggaagaaaaattaactgAGAAGTTTTACACTTCCACAAAATCTACTTGGAGTAGGACTGAAAAATGGATACTGATAAACTGGCCATTCCATTTCTTCAGCTATACGGAGTTTTTCAGAGTCAGGGTAAGATTACTGTTTCACATCAGCTGCTTCAGAGCAATAGTCCTCTTCCATGCATATTGCTAGACTCAGCATACAAAACTTTCAATAAATGcactttttccccatttaagATAGAGTTCCAAGTCTGCATGGATAAAGGTTGTACTTTACAGTTATGACTGTCTTGATTTTACAGCATgaataaaacccaaacacatTCCATCTTACTATGGGATGCCTAGGAAGTTCATTCCACTTGTCTCTGAACAGCAAAAAGAGCAGTCTGAAGCATTTTACCAGTTCAGAACAATTCTAAAATGAGTCAAGAAGCAACTATGTGAAGAAAAATTTCAGAGATTTCATATGGTCACACATACTTGGACAGGACAGACTGTTTTAGTCAACTAGACACTTGCATCTCCAAGACACATGTCTGAACTAACAGTAACtgacaaatacattttcttaagTTCTGCATACCTCGACTAGTGTTTTTACTTCAGAATCTTCAGAAAGATTCTCAAGATGATTAGAGAAAATAGGCATCATCACACAAACTTATAATACCTCACATCTGCAATCAAAGTAAACTGCTGTAAGTCCACTGTAAGCTCTACTGTTCACCAGTTGGAAgatatttttccagaaattataaagaagaatttttttgaaCACTATAATTTTAGTAGCAATTTGCATAAATTAACAACAACAGTCATTTCAGCTGTTCAGGTAAGCACTAAGATATCCAAACTAAACATGGGATGAGTAATGTCAGTACATCCTACTGCAAGATTATACGGAAGTCAATATTCTGAACCTAGTGCAGTTACCATCCTTAGGAGGATTAGTAGCTTAACTTCAATTTTCTAGGGCTGAGCTCCAGGTTTGTCTCTAAATAACTAGATCCAACACTTACTTGTTTATGAATTGTTCAAGAGCCTGCTTCCTTTCCTCTATAAAGGAATCATCAAATATACCATCATCTCCTCGGAAGGGGAGCTGGCGGAGAAGAGCTTTTCCTGGTAGAGGTGGCACCACAACCTGAAAGATTTACAGAAGTATCCTTAAGTGCAGCCTATAAGCAAGTTCATCCACCTCTTCCTCCCAGAAGACCCAACTCACCAGTCACATTACCACTGAAGTAATAAAGTATAAAAAGAGAAGAACAGTACTTGCCCACACAGGTAAGCTGAAATCAAGTAGTTTATCCCTGAATTAACTCAAaactattaaaacaaaaatcctcTGGCATTGCAGCACCGAGGCTTGATAAAAAGACTGATACACTGGTTTATTTCTGGGCATTTTCAACCACAGTATTGGTTTTATATGATAAATGCTTTATAACATAATGAATACATTTCAGCATCATGACTGTATGTCTATGAAGAGTTGTATTTAGTTTTCACTTTACCCACCTTGCTTTCTCTTTCTAGTTCATTCCTTAGCCATTCAAAGTCACTATATCTTCTTCTGACTGTAgattctttcagtttgaagatAGGTAGATTTGTCTGAAAACAAGAACACAAGCTATTGATTAGACAAATTGGAAGTTTTGATAAGCAGAAGAAAGAACCAAGCTGTTAAATTACACAGTAGCTCCATTTAAGCAACAACAGCAGTACTGAGAAACATTCAAGATACAGAAATAGAGATAAGGCTCTAAGTTAGGTAAGTAAGCTGTGCCTCGAACTGCATTGCTATTTATATGGTAAATATAAATAGCCCATTTATATGGTATCTCAATTACTGGTACTTTGTGATCATACCACCAAGCAGAAGATCTGATTTGCTGGTCACTGGAGATGTTTCTAAGGTTGCAGAAGCGTCTGCTATTCTTACTGTCTTGGGAGTTGGATTCCCAAAATATACAAAGttggaggtggggagggaagggggaagaaaTTCTTATTCCACACAAGTTTCTCTTACTGCATTCAAGGGAATGTTTCAGATATCAGCATAGGACATTAACCAAACTTCCTGTACTTTTCTACTCCCTGATACAACATGGCCTCCAACATGTTCAAAAGCAAAACCTGTAAGTCTTACAGTAAATCCATCCAACTGATAAAGCTTTGATAGCACAAGCTAGTTTGGGTAGCTCCAGAGAAGCCATAAGGTTGAGATTCATTACAACATTCAGTGCTGAGGAGATCAGACTGACTCCAGAGTTAAATCAAGCAGAGCATGGTTATGGAGAGCTTTGCTGAACAAGGCTAGGAGGTAGCACCCAAACCTAACACCCTGGAAAGGGACATCACATGGGAGCAAGGTTATAATCCAGCACAAGACCATGTTAAATACACAGGCACCCTGCTACAAGTCCTTATACTAACTTGCGTGAGAACCTGCATTATTTCTGTTCATTCTTGGGGTGCAGTGTTATCCCACTTTTGCAATCCAACTcacacattattttaaaagtagacACCGAGAGAATCCTCTCCTAATGACATCCGGGCTAGAACACTAAAAAATTGTTCCTAGGAGTTATGACCTCCTAAAAGAATGACTACTGGGGTCAGACTGCAAATTAAATAACAGTCTTTGTATACTTTTAAAGAAGCCTCTAGAGGAGCACGCTAAGGAAGCTGATGTTGACTTGGGACTAAAGTTACCTCCAGCTTTCCTGATAGCAGATGCACAGTAGTCATTCTTAGCTACTGCCTTTTattctttgttgttttggtttttatcttGTAGGCCACCTAACTCAGGATCTGGCCACTGTTTGAGTAGATACCCCTGTACAATATCATTTGTAGCATGATATGCTTAAGCTATCACTAGGGAATACTTTTGGCTGCTCAAAACAGGTTTAATTGCAGATACTGCACTAGGCAGGTCCATGATTATGGGTCATTGTATTGCTGCCAGCCAGTACTGCTGTCACACAAAAATACTTGATAAGTATTGAGATCACACAAAAATACTTGATATCACACAAAAATTACTTGATAAGTTAGTTGTGTACTTTCCCATTATGCAATGTTCATAATTTACAAGTCATAAAGCATAGAACAATATTTTGTTATGGTATCTTATTGCTAAATGTTTAAAAGCATTCAAGTTCTCTTTCCCTAGTAAAATATTGTTGATTGTGCTAGCAACTAAtaataaaattgcatttaagACTTACGTCAGAAGTCAGGCTTTATAAACAAACACTCTTGTCTCAATAGTAAGAATACTATATTCAAGAGTGAATGTAGCTAAGTTCCTCAAAATGCATGAACGAGATTCCCAGAAGTTAAGTACTGGattattttcctctgatttcagCTATTGTTTTTTAAACCAAGTTCACCATTACACAGTACAACATCAACTCTTTGTCAGTGTCTCAGGTAGAAagtcctttaaaatatttaacatataGGTTCTCAcctgcagaaaatattaatttctcctCTCAAGTTACTAAAAAAGGGATTAGAACTGGATAAAAGCAGCTAAAAAATGTAAGTTCTCAGGTCTTCAGGAACTCTTTTCATGCTTCTAGGCATGAAGTCTATAAAGTTAATCTCTAAATAACATATCAGGCTTACAAGTACAATGTGGGGGTAGAAGTGCCAGTTGAGCTCACTTTACCTTCTACATTCCCTTTTCAACATTTGACATACTAACCCAGCTAGCAAgttggagaaaaggagagttctttgctttccttgtgAGTTGAAAAATCTTCTCAAATTTTGTTCATAAGTACTATAAATATTCAGATTGTAAAGTATGTCAAAAGGCATCAACTAAATTAAGTGTCTTACAAGTCACAACTTGACAAGTATATTCTAAAACAAAGCACATGTTCACCTGGTCTGGATATGCACTAAAGCTATCTACTGAGATAAATTTCTAAACCTCATGTTTCTTTAAACCCAGAAACTGCAGCAATTCTCCTTCCTCTAGAAGTAAGTACTGAAAGAACAGTGTTCCTAAGGTAAGCAGGTGTTAGGAAGGatctatttaaaaatgcaaattgaaAGTCCTGTTTTATACTGCTTAACCTATTTACAACTtagataattttaaattcagGCTATATTCACATCTGAAGTTACTGTATGGGCCTTTGTCACTAAGGATTATTGCCCTGTTTGAGCAGACCACCCTTTGCTTCAGTAGGATAGGTTTCTGCACACCCTACCACCTCCATCTCCCATGGATAGAGCTTTCATTAAGCAAGCCAGATGTCTCCTGAAGCATGGGCTTTCACTGGGCAAGAATTTGGTAGAAGGAGACAATCCTGAAGAGTCAACAGAAACgttcattttctattaaatTGTCATTTCAAGACAAGTTGGGCTATCAAAAATGCTATTCTCTGCTTGACATTTTATCTTGAGTTATCCTTGTTCAGTCACTAAGGTGCCACCAGCTATTCTGAGCACTTCCTGTACTTTGGTTGTCTGCTAGAACAGAGACAAGAGTAAGGCACAAAATTTTAAGGCAGGCTAGTTTCATTTTTATGAGCATTTCTGCCTATGCTCATTCAGCATTATAGTGTCAACCTTCTGGCCTGCTGAGCTGCTAAGTCTACTATCACAAAACTCATGACAGCATGAAACATGGAACAGCCCCTGGAGCACAGTTCATTCCTGTAATAATTTCAGCATAATTTCTGCAGCtatttttcttcagcagtgTAATAATTATGacatttattgaaaaaaaaaatcaacagctTCCTAGTCCAAAATCGTGCTGCTTAGCAGTTTGAATGCAAGCTCTCAACCTGAAATAACTATGCATCACCCCAGATGTTAGGCAACTGTAAGTCACTAGTCAGAAGTGCAGATAAAGCATTGTTGTAGGAGGACAAACAAACCAGTTCTGCAGAAGTCACACACAGCCCAAAATTCAAGGCCATAGAAAGTCAAGACAGATTTTGTGTAGCACTGTCTCTTTATTAGACTATATGTAGACACTATTAGGTTTTCTCTGACAACTGTCAAGCAGCCTGTATTCTGCTGGGGCAGTTAATGGCCAGACAGTACACCAAAATAAATACTGTCAAAACTGGTGCCAAGTTACATTACATAATTAAACAACAGGTGATAAACTCAGATCCTTAAGTCACTCCTGCATTTGTCCACTCAGATGCCAAACAAACTTTCTACAGTCATTTGGCTAGTGCTTGACAAACTAGAAATGAGAAGCACTGTTCCTTACTAACAGAATTCAGGACAAAATCTGTGTTCACAGTAAGCATGTTTCTTCAGCTTCATTTATGTTACTGTAACATATTCAACTTTGAGACAGACTCTAAATTCAGGATATTCCCAGTTCACCTCAGAAGCAAATGACAATCCTAAACCAGTGGCTTAGATAACCAGATAACAGTCTTCCAGCTCTTAATACAGTCACTCCCCAAGCTATGACCAGATTGAAGCTGCAAAAATTGTTTCTGTATGCAAGTGAAGAGAATTCCACAAGCAGAATGCAAGTAGTTTGATTAGTAGTCATTACTGTCCATTCAGTTTCAGACAGTCATCCCATACAGACATTCTGGtaaaaaaattaccttaaatACAGGAAGAAAACTACAGTAATTTGTTTATAATTagtttaaattaataaaataattctaaatatttttaagtcttAGTTTTTAGACTAGCTTGTCCACTGAGTGGAAAAGTCTTGCAAATAGTCACACTTGCTCCTAAAAATTTGTTTCCAGACATAAATCAAATGCAAATAGCATTTGGGTTCCTTCAAAGACCATGCTGACACTCCACAAGATCGTATGACACTGCAGCCCAGTCCATCCCCACAATAGCAAACTCCCCAGATGTTGTTGTTCAGCATAGTTTGAGGTAAATTGGGTTAATTTCTTCATCCGCCACCACAACACTCAAAACATTGCCCATATCTTCCACTCCTAACAGACTGAGAATAAAGCTGCACTGTTGCCACAGCACCTACTTTGATGTCATCTTTTCAAGTAGGTTATGGTAGCCTTGAGAGAACtctatttccattaaaatagaGTGAAAGAAAGCACACAGCTCACTTTTGATAAAAGTTTGTGGCTTTGACTCTCAGAAGCTAAATTCAAGTATCTTGACTGTCTCATGCAAGCTGTAATCTTTGTCAAGTGCCTACACCCTTTGACTACATTTACAGTCAAAGGGAGCTCTGGGGTATCACAGTAAATAGCATTCAGGGTGGattaaaaaataagtattatGATTTTCTTAACATAAGAGCCTGCTGTCATTTAGTACAAGAAACTGGCTCCAGCAGTCCACTGTTTTTGCAGAAATCTGGCCAGTGGTTTGTTTCCTTCCCGACTCAACATAAGCAGCTACCTCTCAATTTCCTACAATTataaaaagcaagaaagaaggaaaacatgcTTTAAACTTCAGTTTCTAGAATTTTAGATTTTTGCTGGGTATATTACTGCAGAAAAGCTCCTTCCCCACTGCAAAATGTCAGACTAGAGACTGTTATTTTTCTAAGTTTCAATCCTTTTCATCAAAACAGAGTTCTATCTCCCCTTTTCTCCATTTGGTGTCCAGATCTACTGAAGGTAtatcatataaaaaaaaaataataaagagaaCACTGAAAAATCTGACCatggaagttttaaaaaatgctgatatTTAAACCATACCAAGAACTTTCAAGCTTTCCACTCTGCAGTACTGGAGCTATGGAGCCAGGATGTTTTTTACCTTGAAGACTAAGACAGTGAAATCCTAATAGCAACATAATGACAGAGATTATCATAACCTTTGCCAAATCCAGTGCTTTGAGTCCAGAGTTGCTCTCTGAAAAATGAGCATAGGGATGCCCATATTTTTGCCAAAAAGCATCTATCATCACCTGAACAAGTTCAACAACATCATAAACAGCTGAATTATGGTATGTCACAGTTAAGACTCTAAATAGGGTGAGTCGAGAAACAGAGATTGCTTAATGATTCTTTATTCTTCAGGCTTCATGCTCAGAAGCCAAAAATACAAACTGGAGCCTGCTTTGAGGACACATTTGGACAAAGACTTTTACAACACCCAGACAGAACTAGTAACTAGATCAGGGTTAGCAAGTCAAATCCTCCTGTGAAATACCAAATATTCATCTGAAAGAGAAAGGATTGCTACTTTTACACAACTCAAGGTATAACAGCCATATGGCTCTGATTTGACCTACTGTAATGTTCTTACTCATTCCTTATTAGGAATGACTGAAAAGTGATCACATTAAGTTGATGCTTTAGCATAATTTCTGACATCTATCATCTACAGTCAAATGGGGATAAAAAAATTTCAGTGAATTATTGAAGTTGCTAATTTTTTATCAAAAACTAAACTTTTGATATGCTTCGTGAGCTAGAGAGTGTATAGCATCCCTATACTTGaaatacacaagaaaaaaagcagtaagTTAACTAGCTTAAAAATGGGTCTACTAAGTAGCAAAAAATTCTCTTCATATTTCCAGTTTTACTGGAGCAGTAACCCAACACTCCTAAGTAGCCACTAAAAGCTATAGAAAGGCTTCCAACTCCTGTTCATTAATCTGCAGCATATCTTAACACTCAGAGGGTGCTACAGCTTAGGCCTATAGAAATAATCTCTAAAGCTTTATTTCCAGGTCTAGAGGTGGCTCTAAACCACTTAATATGtagcttcattttcttctggatTTTAGAATAAAGCTGCTATACACTAGCTTACAGTTATACTTTCAAATAGGCTTTGTGGCCAATACAAACTGTACTGTCATATGGGAGAATCTTCTGGGGCACAACATAGATTTGGAATTGGATTCTTAAGGAATAGCCATAGAAGGAACATTTTATGGATCTGTTGGTAAAACACTTGTTTTATATACCTTGACTAGAAGGTTAGGGCTTCTCCATCCTTTTTAGGTTAGAAATTAGATCAACAATAGCAACTTCAGACCCTTTACTCAATGTTACAGCTCCGCAGGGTATTTGGATTATGCACTTGTTAAAACAGCCTCCAGTAGTGCAACTCACATTGCTTTACCAAGTGAagaaactttaaataaaatacttcccTTACTGTTAGAAGACACAAGCCTCTGCTGCATCATTTGTTTCCCcagatgagaagcagcagaTACCAGACTGCTCTAAAGTTCAAGCTGACACTTTTTCAGCAAGCCatctaaaaataaacacatatcAAAACTCCCTGGCATCACATGCCTACCTGGACTACAGCCATCTGTCCTACAAAGATTAGTCATTGTTCCATTTGATTTGATCTGTTCTGCACTGTACTAGAGTGCAATCCTAAAACATGACAATCAAGGCCTGCACTGTATGCACTAAAATAAAAGGAGTGCAAGTCATCGGTTAAATGAATATATTAACAGAAGCACTATTCAGACACTTGGTTGTTTTACTTACACAGTAACAGGTATCAATGCCAAACTAGTTCAGTACCTTTGGACCAGCCTCTTGAACCTAGTTTAATTACAAACCTGTACAGAAAAAACACCCCAGTTGCTCAAGAGTAAATTTACTTTCCTTGCTTTGGAAATTTCTTTCATCCAAGCCATTCTACTTCTCTGTCTCCCTTATCAGTGCCCTTGGAAATTCTTAGCCTTCTAGTTATCTTTTTCTGAATTACTGCTTGAAGGAACAGCTAATGTTTGTGAGGATGCAGTACTCAGGCTGTAGAACAGAAAACAGTCACCTGAATTCAgtgcatttttattctttgtagAGGAGTCTGAGAATACCTAACTGGTAGCAGTATCTAGAATGGGttttaaaagcataatttaCTACAGTTAGAGCAGACTTGCAGTGTTATGCAAGACTTGTGGTAGTAGAGAAATAGAGAATTACTGCTGATTATGCATCCGTAAACACAGATTCACTGAGTCAGTGTTTAGTCATGACTCCTCCACAAGCTTCAACTACTAAACTGTATAATGCTGAAGACAACTACAGGAATGGCACATTTGATTCTTTTAGTGGTGGGGGAAGAATCTGCAGCTTCAAACCCTGCAAAACATGAAGGACAGGACATCTGGAACTGTTCAAggacaaaacatttcaaaaacatATTAAAGAGCACCAGTTTGCAAAACATGGCACAAGATAAGTGCTTTCTGAACAAGTTTGACTTTCAGTTCATTTTCTGTCTTACTCTGACTTGATCACAGCAGATCATTCTTCAATCAATGAATCACAAGTCAGACCACTATAAACATGCTGAAATGTAAATATTGTACCCAAACTAGGTCTTGAAAAAATTGGTTAAGGAGAGAGAGGACTTTCAAAAGCAATTTGAGTTCAGCAGTACTCAGTTAAACTTCCCCAATTCCTTGAAACCAATACTATTCTTAATACTGCAAGCACTTCACAGCCTGTGTATTCATTTCCTTCCCCACACTGGACCTACACAGTCAAGCACCTCTGCAGGTCCACAGAAGTCTATCTCAGAAGATACAGGAAACCTGACTGGTGCCCTAGGGAATACTAGTAACACCCAACTATTGCATTTCACAATGGAAGCACAGCAAGACATTCCCACAAGACAAGCAACTGCACTATGGAATACCAAAAAGCAAAGGAATACTTTAGTACCAAATTTAGTAATACTGATTAGAAACAAGAGGCCATTGAACGTTAAAGAACAGAGCTAAGATGACAAAGGCTTTTAGTTTGGCTTTagtttgacaaaaaaaaaagaattctttaaCTATTTGGACTAATAGCTCCTCTAACAggtattttattatatttctgtCAGTTTGAATATCAATGATTTCTCTGCAAGTTCTCACTAACCATAAGCAGATAATTTAACCTTTCAGTCTAGGTGACAAATCCAACTGAAATGGGCAG
This genomic window contains:
- the SNX3 gene encoding sorting nexin-3, with product MAETIADTRRLISKPQNLNDAYGPPSNFLEIDVGNPQTVGVGRGRFTTYEIRVKTNLPIFKLKESTVRRRYSDFEWLRNELERESKVVVPPLPGKALLRQLPFRGDDGIFDDSFIEERKQALEQFINKVAGHPLAQNERCLHMFLQDEVIDKNYTPSKIRHT